A window from Strix uralensis isolate ZFMK-TIS-50842 chromosome 15, bStrUra1, whole genome shotgun sequence encodes these proteins:
- the LTO1 gene encoding protein LTO1 homolog has protein sequence MAAASPSSDMFDEIVMAEERFHGEGYQEGYAEGSHVGVVEGRRYGSLHGAKIGSEIGSYLGFALTWQCLLQNCTDEKNSKKIRALDSLIGMIQKFPYEDPTYDKLQEDLEKIRGKFKQVCSVLNIQSDFRIGTERPSLTF, from the exons ATGGCGGCCGCGTCTCCGAGCTCGGACATGTTTGATGAGATTGTGATGGCCGAGGAGAG GTTTCATGGTGAGGGGTATCAGGAGGGGTATGCTGAAGGCAGTCACGTTGGAGTTGTTGAGGGAAGGAGATATGGATCCCTCCATGGTGCCAAGATTGGGTCTGAG ATTGGCAGCTACCTTGGGTTTGCACTGACGTGGCAGTGTCTGCTCCAGAACTGCACGGATGAGAAGAACAg taaaaaGATAAGAGCTCTGGATTCATTAATAGGGATGATTCAGAAATTCCCATATGAAGACCCCACCTATGATAAACTGCaagaagatctggaaaaaatcagaggaaaatttAAACAG GTTTGTTCAGTGCTAAATATTCAGTCTGATTTTAGAATCGGTACTGAAAGACCTTCACTAACATTTTGA
- the FGF19 gene encoding fibroblast growth factor 19, with protein MGPRPAALALLGLAAALSLPLPDAGPHVNYGWGEPIRLRHLYTASKHGLFSCFLRIGGDGRVDAAGSQSPQSLLEIRAVAVRTVAIKGVRSSRYLCMDEAGRLHGQLRYSTEDCSFEEEIRPDGYNVYKSKKYGISVSLSSAKQRQQFKGKDFLPLSHFLPMINTVPVESTDFGEYGDYSQGFEPEVYSSPLETDSMDPFGITSKLSPVKSPSFQK; from the exons ATggggccgcgccccgccgccctgGCGCTGCTGGGTCTGGCCGCCGCCTTGTCGCTGCCGCTGCCCGACGCCGGCCCGCACGTTAACTACGGCTGGGGGGAGCCGATCCGGCTGCGGCACCTCTACACCGCCAGCAAGCACGGGCTGTTCAGCTGCTTCCTGCGGATCGGCGGCGACGGCCGGGTGGACGCCGCCGGTAGCCAGAGCCCGCAGA gtCTGCTGGAGATCCGCGCCGTGGCGGTGCGCACCGTGGCCATCAAGGGCGTGCGGAGCTCCCGGTACCTCTGCATGGACGAGGCGGGGCGGCTGCACGGGCAG CTCAGGTATTCCACTGAGGACTGTTCCTTTGAAGAGGAGATTCGTCCAGATGGCTACAATGTATATAAATCAAAAAAATACGGAATATCGGTGTCTTTGAGTAGTGCCAAGCAAAGACAACAGTTcaaaggaaaagattttcttCCACTATCTCACTTCTTACCTATGATCAACACTGTGCCTGTGGAATCAACAGACTTTGGTGAATACGGTGATTACAGCCAGGGCTTTGAACCAGAGGTGTACTCCTCGCCTCTTGAAACGGACAGCATGGACCCCTTTGGCATCACCTCCAAACTGTCGCCGGTGAAGAGCCCTAGCTTTCAGAAATGA